Genomic segment of Prochlorothrix hollandica PCC 9006 = CALU 1027:
AGCCATTGGCCAAGCCTATTTAGCATTTTTCCAAGTCTTGGGTGCCCTGTCCATTGTCACCAACCAGATTCAAGATATTTCCGCCTTTGGAGCCAGTATCAACCGTTTAGGGGCGTTGGATGAGCGGCTGCAACCTGTGGACGGGGCGGGCCGCGATCGATCCCCTGCCCCCACCCCCCAGGGCGATCGGTCGGGCATTGTCACCCAGGTGGAATCCCACGTTGCCCTGGACAATCTGACCCTGCAAACCCCCAACGCGGAACAAACCCTGATTCAAGGGCTATCCCTTGCCCTGCAATTTCAAGACCAGCTTTTGGTGGTGGGTCCCAGTGGTTGCGGTAAGAGTTCCCTGCTGCGGGCGATCGCGGGGTTGTGGACCACGGGGGACGGCACCATTACCCGACCTGACAGCGGCGAAATGCTATTTTTGCCCCAGCGTCCCTATATGTTGCTGGGAACGCTGCGGGATCAGTTGATTTACCCCAACCCCCGCAACAGCATCCCCGAAGCCAACATCCTGGAAGCCTTGCAACAGGTCAATTTGGTGCATTTACCCGATCGCCTAGGGGGGTTGGATGTGGAGCGGGACTGGCCGACGGTTTTATCCCTGGGGGAACAACAGCGCCTCGCCTTTGCCCGAATTTTGTTGACTCAGCCCCGCTATGTCATCTTGGATGAAGCCACCAGTGCCTTGGATGTGGCCAATGAACGCAACCTCTACGATTTGCTACAACAGCGCGAGTTGCTCTACATCAGTGTTGGCCACCGTCCCAGTCTCCTCGCCTATCACCAGACGGTGCTGGAACTGAGCACCGCCACCACCTGGCGTTTACTGAGTGCAGCAGACTATCGGTTTAACCTGGAGAACCTAGACAGTCTGGAGGGTTTAGAGTCCTAGTCCCCTATGCCGCCAGCCCCGTGGTATAACACGGCTAAAACAGTGAAATAGACTGATTGAACCCATCTGTTTGTATCCCAACCTCCCAGGGCGAAACCCAACGAGCCACGTTGTAGATCTCTTGTTGGGTTTCGTTCCTCTACCCAACCTACGATCGACCATCGGTCTCCGGTTAGCTGTAGGTTGGGTTGAGCTTGCGACCCTTCCAGATTCAGGGGCACAACCTTACAGGGCGAAACCCAACGAGCCACGTTGTAGGTCTCTTGTTGGGTTTCGTTCCTCTACCCAACCTACGATCGACCATCGGTCTCCGGTTAGCTGTAGGTTGGGTTGAGCTTGCGACCCTTCCAGATTCAGGGGCACAACCTTACAGGGCGAAACCCAACGAGCCACGTTGTAGGTCTCTTGTTGGGTTTCTTTCCTCTACCCAACCTACGATCGACCATCGGTCTCCGGTTAGCTGTAGGTTGGGTTGAGCTTGCGACCCTTCCAGATTCAGGGGCACAACCTTACAGGGCGAAACCCAACGAGCCACGTTGTAGGTCTCTTGTTGGGTTTCGTTCCTCTACCCAACCTACGATCGACCATCGGTCTCCGGTTAGCTGTAGGTTGGGTTGAGCTTGCGACCCTTCCAGATTCAGGGGCACAACCTTACAGGGCGAAACCCAACGAGCCACGTTGTAGGTCTCTTGTTGGGTTTCTTTCCTCTACCCAACCTACGATCGACCATTGGTCTCCGGTTAGCTGTAGGTTGGGTTGAGCTTGCGACCCTTCCAGATTCAGGGGCACAACCTTACAGGGCGAAACCCAACGAGCCACGTTGTAGGTCTCTTGTTGGGTTTCGTTCCTCTACCCAACCTACGATCGGAAGCTCCTATAATTGTTGCTCGATCGCCCAGGGAAAGTGGGGGCATGGGGACCAGAACCCTACAATGAAACAACCTGTGATTACAGTCCTGACCCAGGTCTGTCCCATGAGGTCTGTCCCATGAGGTCTGTTCCTGATAACCTATTCCCGCGTCCCCTCCTGACGTTTTCCCTCGCCCTTGAGCCTCAACTCCTCACCCCAGCCCGCCATGCAGTCCACTGAACCCCCCGAAGATATCCCTGTGGCAATGCGTGATACCCCTGTTAAGCCTCAGGCTCCCTCTCCCTACCGGTTGGTGTGGGTAGTGAGTGGTGCCATTGGGGCGATCGCCCTCACGATCCTCAGCGTGACCCTCTGGATCCTTAGTCATCCCCCTAGCCCTAGCCCTGGAGCCAATGCTGGGGAAACCCCCGTTGCGGGGTCATCGGGGGCGATCGCGGATCCCAACACGGATCCCAACACGAATCCCAACACGAATCCCAACACGGACCCCTTAGATCCCTCTAGCACCAGTGCGGAAACCCCTGACTCGTCTGATCCGACTACTCTGTTGGGACACCGCCCCTATGCCGAAGCCCCCCCCGAAACCCTAGTGCCGGTGCTGGCAGATGGCAGTTTAAAATTGCGCGAGGCAGCGGCCCGTGCTTGGTTTGCCTTGGAAGAAGATGCCCAAAAAGCGGGGGTGTCCCTGATGGTGTTGTCGGCCTTTCGATCCCACGCTGACCAGGAATATCTCTTTTTTGAAGTGAAACGGCAGCGGGGCCAAGATGCCACCACCCGCGCTGAAGTGAGTGCGCCTCCCGGCTATAGCGAACACCACACCGGCTATGCCCTAGACATTGGCGACAGCAGCAGCCCGGAGACCTATCTCAACCCGGACTTTGAAAACACGGCAGCGTTTCGGTGGCTGAAGGACAATGCCAGTTTCTATGGCTTTGAATTATCCTTTCCCCCGGACAATGAGCAGGGTATTAGCTATGAACCTTGGCATTGGCGCTTTGTGGGGGATCAAGATAGTTTAGAGACTTTCTATCGAGAAGATGTAGCGGTGCCCACCGTATCACCCACGCCATAGCCCCTGATGTTATCCCATGAGCCGCATTGACTTTAGGTCAACCCTTGGCTTCCATCTGAGAAGGAACCATGGGGTTATAGAAACCGTGCGGGCAATGTTGCTGTTAGATCTAGACTTGTCTCTAGACTTGTTTCTAGACTTGTCTCATCGATCTAGACCTGTCTAAACCGGAGAGGGGGTCTTAGTTAGGAGGAACAACGGGTTCGCTGGGGTTCTCCAGAGTCCCGGTCTCCGGGGTGCCAGTCGGAGTTAGCTCAGGGTTGGGGTTCATGAGGCTCTCCCCTGGGCTGGGTTCTGGGGTGGGCGTGAGGGGAGAGGGGTTGGAGTCCGTACCGTTGTTATTGAGATTAAACGACGGAGACCAGAGCCAAGAGCCGACTAACGCTGCCACGATCGTCACCACCATTAACGCCCAAGCAATGACCACGGGTGAGGGCCGGATCGATCGCTCTGGGGGCGCTGATAAACCTGTAGTGACCGCACTGGGCTGGGTCGGGGCTGGGGGATCGATCGCAGGATCGTACCTTAGATGGATTGTATCCTCGTCATTCTCCGGTTCATGACCCAAACCTCGCCCTTGCATGGGTTCTGTTAAAGGTTCCGAGGGAGCAATATCGGCGGAGGTTAACAGGGCCAATAGATCAGCCGTGGGGGGTAGGGGTGGGGCCGTGATTTGATAATGCACCAGGGCCACGGTGACATTGTCATGGCCATTGGCGGTATTGGCCATCTGCACCACCTGGCCACAGGCTTCCTGGAGATCGCGCCCCTCCGTTACCACCGGTAGCAGCAGACTATCCCAGAGATAATCCACCAGATCGTTATCGCTGAGACCATCGGAACACAGCAGCATCAGCCCATCTTCGTCCACAAAAAAGGGCTGAATATTGGCCATCAGATTCGCCGAAGCTGCCATGCCCAAGGCTTGCACCAAGGCTCCAGAGGTGGGGCTTTGGAGCACCGATCGATACAGCCCAAACCCCAAGGCCACATGGCGGGAGGCTAAATCATCATCCACCGTCAGTTGGCGACAGCCTCGGGGGCTAATCCAATAGGCACGGCTGTCCCCCACATGGAAAATATAGGTGAAGGTGTCTAAGGTCAGAGCGGACACTAGGGTTGTGCCCATGCGTCGTCGCTCCTGGCGATGCTCGTCATTATTGCGTTGACTGATGGCATCATTGGCCTTGGTGATGGCTCCCTGGATCGCCTGAAAGGGAGACTCTAGGGCTGGCCCATGGCTCGACAATTGGCTATTGAAGATGCCCACCGCCATGGCTGAAGCCACTTCTCCCCCTTCATGGCCCCCCAGGCCATCACACACCACCGCCAAGGACTGACCCCCCGGCGAGACCATGACCTGCTGTTGGCTAGGGGGGAAACAGGCATCTTCGTTGTTCTGGCGACTGGGACCCGCATCGGTTTGGGTTGTGAGGGTGATGCGGCAGTCTCGCCCCTGGCTGGCCAGGGTCAGAGCCTGTTCTAAAATCTGGGTTAAGGGGTGGGGATCGCGCAGCTCTCGGTTTTTGAGTTGGTCCACCAGCCCTTGGAGGAAAGGACGGATGTGGGGATGGGTCGTGGGCAGCAGTTCTTCCCAACTCTTCCCCAGTTGTTCCAGGGTGGGGGTATTGGGCTTGAGGGCCAATTCCAGTAGGCGCACCCCAGGCCCATCGACCCGCAGGAAGTCTGGGTTGAGGAGGCTAGCGGCGACTTTATGCTGCTGGAGTGGCATCCACAGGCTGGCGATTTGCCACAACCATCCCAATTGGCGCTGGGGATGGCTACCGCCCCAGACATCCCGCAGGCGAGGCATTAAGGTTCCGGCTTCTCCCCCTTGGGCCGGGGTGGTGGTACTACCGACGGTATGGGCGTAGATGGGGACATCTTCCAGAAAGAAAATCCGAGCATCTTTGGCCTTGGGGAACCCATAGATTTGGGGCACAGCAAAGCGCTGGGGCATGAGGCGCAGGTAAGGCAGCAGGGGATCGGGCACCTCTTCCATTAAGGCTGGCGGTTGCCCCGGTTGTGTATCGAGGACAATGCGATCGTCCCCGTTGCCCAACCAACGATACCGACCTGCCAGTAATTGGTTGGGCTGGGGCGGTTCATCGAGGGAACCCACTACCCGTAAAAAGCGCCGCAGCAGCCGGGTGTTGCAGGCTTGACAATGTTCCCGATCGCCAGGGTTATGCTGGAGACAATGGGGATTAGGACAGTGCAGCAGGAAGTCGGGGGCGATCGCAGCATTCATGATTTTGGCGCTACTCCTGGGGTGCAACTTGGGGAAGACCCATGCTGTAGTTCTGTACACGACCCTTGAGGTTATAGGCAATACTCCCCCGTTGCAACAACGAACGGATGAAATGCTCTAAGT
This window contains:
- a CDS encoding protein phosphatase 2C domain-containing protein translates to MNAAIAPDFLLHCPNPHCLQHNPGDREHCQACNTRLLRRFLRVVGSLDEPPQPNQLLAGRYRWLGNGDDRIVLDTQPGQPPALMEEVPDPLLPYLRLMPQRFAVPQIYGFPKAKDARIFFLEDVPIYAHTVGSTTTPAQGGEAGTLMPRLRDVWGGSHPQRQLGWLWQIASLWMPLQQHKVAASLLNPDFLRVDGPGVRLLELALKPNTPTLEQLGKSWEELLPTTHPHIRPFLQGLVDQLKNRELRDPHPLTQILEQALTLASQGRDCRITLTTQTDAGPSRQNNEDACFPPSQQQVMVSPGGQSLAVVCDGLGGHEGGEVASAMAVGIFNSQLSSHGPALESPFQAIQGAITKANDAISQRNNDEHRQERRRMGTTLVSALTLDTFTYIFHVGDSRAYWISPRGCRQLTVDDDLASRHVALGFGLYRSVLQSPTSGALVQALGMAASANLMANIQPFFVDEDGLMLLCSDGLSDNDLVDYLWDSLLLPVVTEGRDLQEACGQVVQMANTANGHDNVTVALVHYQITAPPLPPTADLLALLTSADIAPSEPLTEPMQGRGLGHEPENDEDTIHLRYDPAIDPPAPTQPSAVTTGLSAPPERSIRPSPVVIAWALMVVTIVAALVGSWLWSPSFNLNNNGTDSNPSPLTPTPEPSPGESLMNPNPELTPTGTPETGTLENPSEPVVPPN
- a CDS encoding M15 family metallopeptidase, which gives rise to MQSTEPPEDIPVAMRDTPVKPQAPSPYRLVWVVSGAIGAIALTILSVTLWILSHPPSPSPGANAGETPVAGSSGAIADPNTDPNTNPNTNPNTDPLDPSSTSAETPDSSDPTTLLGHRPYAEAPPETLVPVLADGSLKLREAAARAWFALEEDAQKAGVSLMVLSAFRSHADQEYLFFEVKRQRGQDATTRAEVSAPPGYSEHHTGYALDIGDSSSPETYLNPDFENTAAFRWLKDNASFYGFELSFPPDNEQGISYEPWHWRFVGDQDSLETFYREDVAVPTVSPTP